A genomic region of Nostoc sp. UHCC 0702 contains the following coding sequences:
- a CDS encoding type II toxin-antitoxin system HicA family toxin, which yields MPKLPRLTATEAEKLLLDAGFIQIRSKGSHRIYFREEVRVVIPFHSGKVLHPKIVKQVLQAINISENETTSEQVVPETDE from the coding sequence TTGCCTAAATTGCCACGCCTCACTGCAACAGAAGCTGAAAAACTATTATTAGATGCAGGCTTTATTCAAATTAGAAGCAAAGGAAGTCACAGGATTTATTTTCGAGAAGAAGTGAGAGTAGTGATTCCTTTTCATTCAGGAAAAGTATTGCATCCAAAAATAGTGAAACAGGTTTTACAAGCCATTAACATTTCTGAGAATGAAACGACATCAGAACAAGTAGTACCTGAAACTGATGAATAA